Proteins from one Thaumasiovibrio subtropicus genomic window:
- a CDS encoding AAA family ATPase encodes MFDLVDILNKHTVDEQQENAIKAVLFFKTEVCRSLVMEAFAFEGLGKPVILENKDIHIVEHVETQEIELVLLELNNSDSVVADAERISHIIPNHASVVVIGDEDAISTIRQLKGMGFYYLFWPISKQELIDFVKSVNENRQRQKGLGQNRKGKRVSVVGSKGGVGCSLICAEIAYGLADDKHASALLVDHHYSGGNLDIMLGKKDLAKRQLQPGTLTSKLDHNSALTLLDKVSEKIKVLSIGSKEGGHQEVRDFTDSVVELVSHDVNFIVEDVSASINFEASAAWLCERSDIIVIVMEPTVSSLRETERLLEKVNPLRHEAGHPIRLLLVVNHHRASKFETVSDKDIETYLDKKIDVTLPYEPHAGDLVLQGKRLFNGKTKMSSPLKLLVSKLVGESNSKRKGLKSLFSRR; translated from the coding sequence ATGTTTGATTTAGTCGATATTCTCAATAAACACACCGTCGATGAGCAGCAAGAAAATGCCATCAAGGCCGTCTTGTTCTTTAAAACGGAAGTTTGTCGATCTTTGGTGATGGAAGCTTTTGCGTTCGAGGGATTGGGCAAACCTGTCATTCTTGAAAATAAAGACATTCACATCGTCGAGCATGTTGAGACCCAAGAGATCGAACTGGTATTGCTAGAGCTCAACAATAGCGATTCCGTGGTAGCGGATGCCGAGCGTATTAGTCACATCATTCCGAACCATGCCTCTGTGGTTGTCATTGGTGATGAAGATGCTATCTCTACCATTCGTCAGTTGAAAGGCATGGGGTTCTACTACTTGTTTTGGCCTATTTCAAAGCAAGAGCTGATCGACTTCGTTAAGAGTGTGAATGAAAACCGCCAGCGACAAAAAGGCCTTGGTCAAAACCGTAAAGGGAAGCGGGTCAGTGTGGTGGGATCAAAAGGTGGCGTTGGCTGCTCCCTCATATGCGCTGAAATTGCTTATGGGCTTGCTGACGATAAACACGCCTCCGCGCTGTTGGTTGACCATCACTACAGTGGCGGCAACCTCGATATCATGTTGGGGAAAAAAGATCTCGCTAAGCGTCAACTCCAGCCCGGCACCTTAACCAGTAAACTTGACCACAATTCCGCCCTGACATTATTGGATAAAGTCTCTGAGAAGATCAAAGTGCTCTCTATTGGCTCCAAAGAGGGGGGACATCAAGAGGTGCGTGATTTCACTGATTCAGTGGTGGAGTTGGTGTCTCATGATGTGAACTTCATCGTTGAGGATGTCTCCGCCTCTATTAACTTTGAGGCATCGGCGGCATGGTTGTGTGAGCGTAGCGATATCATTGTGATTGTGATGGAACCAACCGTGTCTTCATTGCGAGAAACTGAGCGCCTACTTGAAAAAGTCAATCCACTCCGCCACGAAGCAGGCCACCCCATTCGCTTGCTACTTGTTGTCAATCACCACCGCGCGAGCAAGTTTGAAACGGTATCCGACAAGGATATTGAAACCTATTTAGATAAAAAAATCGATGTCACATTACCGTATGAACCGCATGCGGGTGACTTAGTGTTGCAAGGAAAGCGGCTGTTTAACGGCAAAACAAAGATGTCTTCCCCACTCAAACTTTTGGTGTCTAAGTTGGTGGGGGAATCTAACAGTAAACGGAAAGGGCTAAAGTCTCTGTTCTCTCGTCGGTGA